The proteins below come from a single Edaphobacter acidisoli genomic window:
- a CDS encoding 5' nucleotidase, NT5C type: MKRICVDMDEVMADALSEHLRRYNTHYGERVTRDDLEGKLLWDVVSSDRHHVIESQMRSEDFFEVLEVMPESQRVMQRLQMNYEVYIATAAMEVPTSFEQKFRWLGKYFPFIPPSHIVYCGDKGILRADYLIDDNPRQLRRFHGEGILFSSPHNLRMKGFRRVKDWLEVEKLFLG, from the coding sequence GTGAAAAGGATCTGTGTAGACATGGATGAGGTGATGGCAGATGCTCTCAGCGAGCATCTGCGACGCTATAACACCCACTATGGCGAGCGCGTTACCCGTGACGATCTTGAGGGAAAGCTGCTATGGGACGTGGTCTCAAGCGATCGTCATCATGTGATCGAAAGCCAGATGCGCTCAGAAGACTTCTTCGAGGTGCTTGAGGTCATGCCGGAATCGCAGCGGGTTATGCAGCGGCTCCAGATGAATTACGAAGTGTACATTGCAACCGCGGCAATGGAGGTGCCAACTTCGTTCGAGCAGAAGTTTCGTTGGCTGGGGAAGTACTTTCCGTTCATTCCGCCTTCACACATCGTCTACTGCGGTGACAAGGGAATACTACGGGCGGACTACCTAATTGACGACAATCCACGCCAGTTACGGCGGTTTCACGGCGAAGGCATCCTCTTCAGCTCACCACATAACCTGCGGATGAAAGGCTTTCGCCGCGTGAAGGACTGGCTTGAGGTAGAAAAGCTCTTTCTCGGTTAG
- a CDS encoding zinc ribbon domain-containing protein produces the protein MHPDLEKLMVLQRHDVELKRLSDEMAALPKMIAEYEAKAKAAEAQKAGVVEAIAKEEMVRRRQESDIKDQQSKIAKVRKQLDMATTTAQVAAFEHEIAFAQAEIGKLEDAELESMERSEMLAAKNMAADEAAVLAEKVLERERAQAAEMIARAKSTLELVQHERTIVRAEIGEDALTLYDRIAKAKGTAVSEGVDQKCSACQMLLRPQRWNDLRDRDNHETMMTCESCGRLLYYDPARDAPQKKAVRSESIAASIVRSL, from the coding sequence ATGCATCCTGATCTTGAAAAGTTGATGGTGCTGCAGCGCCATGATGTTGAGTTGAAGCGGCTAAGCGACGAGATGGCTGCTCTGCCGAAGATGATTGCAGAGTATGAAGCGAAGGCCAAGGCCGCGGAGGCGCAGAAGGCTGGCGTGGTTGAGGCAATCGCAAAAGAAGAGATGGTGCGGCGGCGACAGGAGTCCGACATCAAGGACCAGCAGTCGAAGATTGCGAAGGTGAGGAAGCAGCTCGATATGGCCACGACCACTGCACAGGTAGCAGCGTTCGAGCATGAGATTGCCTTTGCGCAGGCTGAGATCGGAAAGCTGGAAGACGCTGAGCTGGAGAGCATGGAGCGGAGTGAGATGCTTGCGGCCAAAAATATGGCAGCAGATGAGGCCGCGGTCTTGGCTGAGAAGGTGCTGGAGCGTGAGCGTGCTCAGGCAGCGGAGATGATTGCCCGGGCTAAGTCTACGCTCGAACTCGTCCAGCATGAGCGCACCATTGTGCGGGCGGAGATTGGTGAAGATGCGCTCACGCTCTACGACCGGATCGCGAAAGCGAAGGGTACTGCCGTCTCGGAGGGTGTAGACCAAAAGTGCTCGGCCTGTCAGATGCTGCTGCGGCCGCAGCGTTGGAACGATCTTCGCGACCGCGACAATCATGAGACGATGATGACGTGCGAGAGCTGCGGAAGGTTGCTCTACTATGACCCGGCGCGCGATGCTCCGCAGAAGAAGGCGGTGCGTTCGGAGAGCATTGCAGCGTCGATTGTGCGGTCGTTATAA
- a CDS encoding M1 family metallopeptidase produces MFRDVLRSYVVVAFLLGVLHAPVFGQTTPFTPKHADILRGGYGPYRENNDLLYYHLDIRVDPERKFVTGKNTIQFRMLAEGQRIQLELYPTMHIDRIVKGHTALKYTRDGGTVFVDFPTMLRKGRKYSIDFYYSGEPKEQGRFGCFTFKKDKEGKPWITTACESNGASVWWPNKDQWRDEVKSMMISVAVPNGLIDVSNGRFAGKRDLGDGYTQWNWHVHYPINNYDVALNIGNYQHFSDKYKKLTLDYYALPEDLAKAKKQFTQVKGMLEAFEHYFGQYPFEKDGYKLIEVPYAGMEHQSAVAYGNGFENGYLGRDWTGVGVSPRFDFIIIHESGHEWFGNSITAADRSDMWIHEGWTTYMEGLYVEYWWGEADAIKYLNGLKPKVKGKQPIVMPRGVNAEPDEDQYFKGALFINTLRSIVDDDQKWFTLIHDFYQHFKYQNIMTEDVIAYFNQQTGMDLTPIFNQYLRHTAIPTLELKFDESAGTVAYRWKADETNFAMPVRVGDLNHWQVIRATTDWQTMKTPLSKKNFGVATDLYYVNVSKS; encoded by the coding sequence ATGTTTCGAGACGTTCTTCGTAGCTATGTAGTCGTAGCCTTTCTATTGGGCGTTCTCCATGCACCAGTCTTTGGGCAAACCACTCCTTTTACCCCAAAGCATGCCGATATCCTGCGCGGTGGTTACGGCCCATATCGCGAGAACAATGACCTTCTCTACTACCACCTCGACATTCGCGTGGATCCGGAGCGGAAGTTCGTCACCGGAAAGAACACCATTCAGTTTCGGATGCTTGCTGAGGGTCAGCGCATCCAGCTCGAACTGTATCCAACGATGCACATCGACAGAATCGTCAAGGGGCACACGGCGCTCAAGTATACGCGTGACGGCGGCACCGTCTTTGTCGATTTCCCGACGATGCTGCGCAAGGGACGCAAGTACTCAATTGATTTTTATTATTCGGGTGAACCGAAGGAACAGGGGCGGTTTGGGTGCTTCACTTTCAAGAAGGACAAAGAAGGTAAGCCGTGGATTACGACTGCGTGCGAGAGCAATGGCGCGAGCGTCTGGTGGCCGAATAAGGACCAATGGCGCGATGAGGTCAAGAGCATGATGATCAGCGTTGCCGTGCCGAACGGGCTGATCGATGTTTCTAACGGACGCTTCGCCGGGAAGCGCGATCTGGGTGACGGCTACACGCAGTGGAACTGGCACGTGCACTATCCGATCAATAACTACGATGTTGCGCTGAATATAGGGAATTATCAGCACTTTTCCGACAAGTACAAGAAGCTCACGCTTGATTACTATGCGCTGCCCGAAGACCTCGCCAAAGCGAAGAAGCAGTTCACGCAAGTGAAGGGGATGCTGGAGGCCTTCGAGCACTACTTCGGGCAGTATCCGTTTGAGAAAGATGGTTACAAGTTGATTGAAGTTCCCTATGCCGGCATGGAGCACCAGAGTGCTGTGGCTTATGGAAACGGCTTCGAGAATGGTTATCTTGGACGCGACTGGACGGGCGTTGGTGTCAGTCCGCGGTTTGACTTCATCATCATTCACGAGAGCGGGCACGAGTGGTTCGGCAACAGCATCACGGCGGCGGATCGTTCGGACATGTGGATACATGAAGGCTGGACAACATATATGGAAGGCCTCTATGTCGAGTACTGGTGGGGCGAGGCCGATGCTATCAAGTATCTGAATGGGCTGAAGCCGAAGGTGAAAGGCAAACAGCCGATTGTCATGCCACGCGGCGTGAATGCGGAGCCGGATGAGGACCAGTACTTCAAAGGCGCGCTGTTCATCAATACTCTGCGTAGCATCGTGGATGACGACCAGAAGTGGTTCACGCTGATTCATGACTTCTATCAGCACTTTAAGTATCAAAACATCATGACGGAAGATGTGATTGCGTACTTCAATCAGCAGACGGGCATGGACCTGACACCGATCTTCAACCAATACTTGCGCCATACTGCGATACCTACACTCGAGCTCAAGTTCGACGAAAGCGCTGGAACGGTGGCGTATCGCTGGAAAGCGGATGAGACGAACTTCGCCATGCCGGTCCGGGTCGGTGATCTGAACCACTGGCAGGTGATTCGTGCGACTACCGACTGGCAGACAATGAAGACGCCACTCTCGAAGAAGAACTTCGGTGTGGCTACAGACTTGTATTACGTGAATGTGAGCAAGTCGTAG
- a CDS encoding DHA2 family efflux MFS transporter permease subunit, translated as MTVTLATFMEVLDSSIANVSLPHIAGGLGATQDEATWVLTAYLVANAIILPAGAYMTTFIGRKKFYMICVALFGVSSALCGLAPTLPMLVFFRVLQGIGGGGLAPSEQAILADTFPPAKRGQAFAMYGLAVVVAPAIGPTLGGYITDHFDWRWIFFLNVPICLLSLFLTSRIVEDPPYVHQQVKETQKHGIKLDFLGFGLLATTFGSLEFLMDKGQEDDWFSSHLIVFFAIACVAAFVLMIWWELRQLRTGHRPILNLTLFYKRNFAISFTLMFVLGFALYGTTVLIPQLVQTLLGYTAELAGLVLSPAGFMMMAMMPVVGFLSSKVDPRKLIAYGFIMLTSALVVMHTMNLGVSYNYLVFLRCFQASGLAFLFIPINTIAYIGVKQSENNDVSGLTNLARNIGGSAGTAFMATMLTRRTAAHETNMVRNLSTGNPAFVNQVNALKHMFGQGFQATHSAEAFIYNQLHRQAAMLAYLDIIQYLAVFCACMLPLLFLIPRPPEHLDPGAGH; from the coding sequence ATGACGGTTACGTTGGCCACCTTCATGGAGGTACTCGACTCCTCAATCGCCAACGTTAGCCTGCCGCACATCGCAGGAGGGCTGGGCGCAACACAGGACGAAGCCACCTGGGTCCTGACCGCGTACCTCGTAGCCAACGCCATCATTCTGCCCGCTGGCGCGTACATGACCACCTTCATCGGGCGCAAGAAGTTCTACATGATCTGTGTTGCACTGTTCGGCGTCAGTTCCGCGCTCTGCGGTCTGGCGCCAACGTTACCCATGCTTGTCTTCTTCCGCGTACTGCAGGGCATCGGCGGCGGTGGCCTTGCACCCTCAGAACAAGCCATCCTGGCAGACACATTCCCGCCCGCGAAACGTGGCCAAGCATTCGCCATGTACGGTCTCGCCGTTGTCGTCGCGCCAGCCATCGGCCCAACGCTGGGCGGCTATATCACCGACCACTTTGACTGGCGCTGGATCTTCTTCCTCAACGTCCCCATCTGCCTGCTCTCGCTGTTCCTCACCTCGCGCATCGTCGAAGACCCGCCCTACGTCCACCAGCAGGTAAAGGAAACCCAGAAGCACGGTATCAAGCTCGACTTCCTCGGCTTCGGCCTGTTAGCCACCACCTTCGGTTCGCTTGAGTTCCTCATGGATAAAGGCCAGGAAGACGACTGGTTCTCCTCGCACCTTATCGTCTTCTTCGCCATCGCATGCGTGGCGGCGTTTGTGCTGATGATCTGGTGGGAGCTGCGCCAACTCCGCACCGGGCACCGGCCCATCCTGAACCTCACGCTCTTCTACAAGCGCAACTTTGCCATCAGCTTCACTCTGATGTTCGTGCTTGGCTTCGCGCTCTACGGAACAACGGTTCTGATCCCACAGCTTGTCCAAACACTACTGGGCTATACAGCTGAACTCGCGGGATTAGTGTTGTCGCCCGCAGGCTTCATGATGATGGCCATGATGCCCGTCGTCGGTTTTCTTTCAAGCAAAGTAGACCCGCGTAAACTCATAGCCTACGGTTTCATCATGCTGACTTCAGCACTAGTTGTCATGCACACGATGAATCTTGGCGTGAGTTACAACTACCTGGTCTTCCTGCGCTGTTTCCAGGCCTCAGGACTAGCCTTCCTGTTTATCCCCATCAACACGATTGCCTACATCGGTGTGAAGCAGTCGGAGAACAACGACGTCTCCGGCCTGACCAACCTTGCTCGCAACATCGGAGGCTCAGCTGGCACGGCCTTCATGGCCACCATGCTCACACGCCGCACCGCCGCGCACGAGACCAATATGGTGCGCAATCTGAGTACGGGAAATCCGGCGTTCGTAAACCAAGTGAACGCATTGAAGCATATGTTCGGCCAAGGCTTTCAGGCCACCCATTCTGCGGAAGCCTTTATCTATAATCAGCTTCACCGTCAGGCCGCGATGCTCGCCTACCTGGACATTATCCAGTACCTGGCCGTCTTCTGTGCCTGCATGTTGCCGCTGCTCTTCCTGATTCCTCGACCACCAGAACACCTT